TTTTTAGACTATTGCACTAAATATTTGTTAAGGAGAGGATACAGCGCGTGTATAGGCTTAAATATGGTGGAGGATTGCTATTAGAATTAAATAATAAGAGGATTATTTTTGATCCAGTACAAGGTTTTAGTGGTGATTTGATTTTAATTTCACATGCACACTCTGATCATATTAGAGGTATTAATGACAATGATAATTCTGTGTTAGTGTTGTCTCCCCCAACTATGGATATAATATTCCAAAGGAATAGGAAATTGCATAGAAGTGTTGATATTATTCAACCAAACGATTTTAAAAGTTATAATGATGTTATCATAGAAGCTTATAATGCTGGTCATGTTCTAGGTTCGTTGGAATTTTTATTAGAGTTTTATGATCTAAGAATTGGTTATACTGGTGATTTTAATATTTATGGTTCTATTGTTGATGATCCTGCTTATATAATGAGAGATCTAGATGTACTGGTAATTGAGAGTACTTATGGTCGTCCGGATTATAACTTTCCTCCACGTTCTTTTATTTATGAGAAAATATTATCATGGATTGCCACTAACATTAAAGATGGACGCACAGTAGTTATTGGCGTATATCCACTAGGTAAAGCTCAGGAACTTACATACCTCCTTAATAAGGAATTTGGCAAAGTATTTGTTAGTGAAAAAATCCACAATATTAATAAAGTGTTTGATAGACATAAGTTTAAGCTCAATTATAAGCTAATTGAACAGGGAATGAATTCAATTTTTGATGGCAGTGAACTTGTCATCGCAACAACATCAGAAGTATCTAAAATCGTTAATATGATAAATTTACAGAGTGCTAATAAAGCTGTGGGGTCAATATGTACTGGTTGGTCTTTAAACTATCATAATTCTAACAATGGTGTTCAGTATTTTCCACTGAGTTCTCACTCTGATTTTAAGGGATTGTTGAAGTATGTTGAAATGTCTAGACCAAAGATGGTTTACACATTATATGGTTTTTCCTATGAGTTAGCAGAATATATAAATAGGAAACTTAATATAAAAGCGAAATCCTTAGACAGTAAAATTGAGGATTTTAGCTATTTCTGATTGTGTTTCTTCTGGTGTCTTTCTTGTATTGACTATGTACACATCAGTCATATTAAGTAATTTTTTAAAGAACGCTTCCCTTATGCGCTGTTTTCTTTCATCGTTAACTAAGAAATGAGGATTGCCATATCCTTGAGCTTT
This region of Thermoprotei archaeon genomic DNA includes:
- a CDS encoding MBL fold metallo-hydrolase, which translates into the protein MYRLKYGGGLLLELNNKRIIFDPVQGFSGDLILISHAHSDHIRGINDNDNSVLVLSPPTMDIIFQRNRKLHRSVDIIQPNDFKSYNDVIIEAYNAGHVLGSLEFLLEFYDLRIGYTGDFNIYGSIVDDPAYIMRDLDVLVIESTYGRPDYNFPPRSFIYEKILSWIATNIKDGRTVVIGVYPLGKAQELTYLLNKEFGKVFVSEKIHNINKVFDRHKFKLNYKLIEQGMNSIFDGSELVIATTSEVSKIVNMINLQSANKAVGSICTGWSLNYHNSNNGVQYFPLSSHSDFKGLLKYVEMSRPKMVYTLYGFSYELAEYINRKLNIKAKSLDSKIEDFSYF